The genomic stretch AACAGTGTTGCTCTATGATTAAATGAGTTTAATGGGAATATTATCTAACCGATCTACTGAAATTGGTTGTAGAGTTAAAATAATGATATTAATAGGCTGAGATAATTCCCAAAAACCTATTATCTAATAACTATTACACTATGACAATATCCTGATTTGTCATCCCTAATCCCGTACTTAAAGTTGCGATTTGTATCGCCCCCGTTGCACCATTTCCATCGGAATCAAAGAAAAATGCACCATTACTAGAATTATAGATAAAACGCTGAGAAGATGTGGTTGCCGATGAACCGACATGAAATTTATTTACCGCTAAAGTGCCTAAAGATAAACCACCGCTAAAACCATTACGACGAACCAAAATAGTGTCATCACGAACATTAAAGTCAGTGATACGATCGATCCCCTCATTAACGGTAGTAAAACGGAAAGAATCATCACCAGTACCACCGATAAGACTATCATTTCCTAATCCACCCGTGAGAGTGTCATTGTCACCACGGCTATTTAAGGTATCATTTCCATCTCCACCAGTGAGATGGTTGTCAAGATTATTGCCCGTAATATTAGACCTCTTGCAAAATTAAATACGAGATAGGATTAACCAGAATAATCTATAATTTTGGGCGATGGAGGATACCTTAAGTATAAGATTTAATTATGAAACTTGAGAGAATAAAAAAATTAAAGCCAGAAAAGTTTAAAAGGAGATTTGGAGTAAAAAAAGAAACCTATAATCTTTTAGTAGAAATAGTCAAAAAAGAACAAAACAATCACAAAAGAGGAAGGAAAAGCAAATTAACAGTGTCCGAGCAGATTTTAGTAACCTTGGAATATTTGAGAGAATATCGAACTTATTTTCACATATCAGAGTACTGGAATATCTCAGAATCAACGGTTTGTAGAACAGTTCATAAAATTGAAAAAATCTTGCTCAAATCAGGTTATTTTTCCCTAGGTGGTAAAAAAGAATTGATAAAAAAAGAGAATGAAATTAAGGCAGTATTAATAGATGTTACTGAAATAGCAATCGAAAGACCAAAAAAAAGACAAAAAATTTACTATAGTGGCAAAAAGAAGGAACATACATTTAAAGCACAATTAGTAGTTAATAAAGATACCTTGGAAATAATTTGTTATGTAAATGGACGAGGAAGAGAACATGATTTTAAAATTTTTAAAAACAGTAGATTACCATTAAGTGAAAAAATAAAGTGTTTAGTAGACAAAGGTTATCAAGGTATAGAAAAAATTCATAAATTAAGCGAAATACCAAAAAAGAAAACAAAAAAAAGAAAGTTAACCCAAGAAGAAAAAAGAAAAAATAGAGAGTTAAATCGACAAAGAATCGTAATTGAACATGTAAATAGAAAACTTAAAATATTTAGAATACTATCAGAAAAATATAGAAATAAAAGAAAAAGATTTGGGTTAAGATTCAACTTAATTGCGGGAATTTATAACTATGAAATAGTGAAAAAAGACATAGCTATTATTTAAGAACTATATTAAAGAATCCAGTAAATTAATTTGTGTATTTTATCGCCAATGGGTATTTACTTTCCTAGGTTGAGAATTATATAAGCAAGAATTATGATTAACTGTATAAAGGCACTTATTTTCTTTAATTAAATTAAAGGCGATTGCTAATATTTTGTCTTATCCTATCATCTTTTTATGTTCATTATAATTTTGCAAGAGATCTATTGTTCCGTAAAGTGTTTCCCGTACCATTGATATTCCCCGTTCCTCCTAGTATTAAATATTCTACATTTGCACCTAAAGTATAGGTAATAGTCGATCGAACGGTATCATTACCCTCACTGGTATTTTCAAGGATTTGATCGCCTGTACCATCGACATAGAAAGTATCATTGCCCGTACCACCAATCATGGAATCGTTGCCAATCCCACCAGTAAGAGTATCACTACCATCACGTCCGTTTAAAGTATCATTTCCTTCTGCATCATGGAGTCGATTATTTTGATGATTACCCGTCAGACGGTTGTTTAAACTATTACCCGTTCCATTTATATTTATATTTACTGTATCACTGAGATTCAAATGTTCGACATTGTTCGGTAAAGTATAGGTAACGGTAGAAAAGACGGTATCTGTACCTTGATTAAAAAATTCAATTACCTCATCTTTAATATGATCAACAGAATAAGCATCATTACCAAATCCCCCTAACATTCTGTCAATACCAGTACCACCATTAAGACGATCGTTGCCACTATCTCCCACTAAGGTATCGTTACCATCGCCACCGGTAAGAGTATCATTTCCTTCTCCGCTCCTAAGATAATTATTAACATCATTTCCCATGATACTATTATTGAGGGTGTTACCCTTACCGTT from Geminocystis sp. NIES-3709 encodes the following:
- a CDS encoding IS5 family transposase produces the protein MKLERIKKLKPEKFKRRFGVKKETYNLLVEIVKKEQNNHKRGRKSKLTVSEQILVTLEYLREYRTYFHISEYWNISESTVCRTVHKIEKILLKSGYFSLGGKKELIKKENEIKAVLIDVTEIAIERPKKRQKIYYSGKKKEHTFKAQLVVNKDTLEIICYVNGRGREHDFKIFKNSRLPLSEKIKCLVDKGYQGIEKIHKLSEIPKKKTKKRKLTQEEKRKNRELNRQRIVIEHVNRKLKIFRILSEKYRNKRKRFGLRFNLIAGIYNYEIVKKDIAII